The following proteins come from a genomic window of Nitrospinota bacterium:
- a CDS encoding polysaccharide export protein, with product MDVYNLGSGDKIRITVFGHADLSGEFLVDDTGAISMPLIGSVLCGGLTIRELEKTIIRELKDGYLVNPSVNVEVVKFRPFYIIGEVAKPGSYPYISGMTVFNAVALAGGFTSRAKKSEVMISRGGGKAKEVKLKSETVVLPGDIIEIPERFF from the coding sequence ATGGATGTTTACAACCTGGGTTCTGGAGACAAAATAAGGATAACCGTATTCGGTCACGCTGATCTCTCCGGAGAATTTCTGGTGGACGATACAGGGGCGATTTCCATGCCACTAATAGGTTCGGTTTTATGCGGCGGTCTGACAATAAGAGAGCTTGAAAAAACTATCATTCGCGAACTTAAAGACGGGTATCTGGTAAATCCAAGCGTGAATGTCGAAGTCGTTAAATTCAGGCCATTTTACATTATTGGCGAAGTTGCAAAGCCAGGGAGTTACCCCTACATAAGCGGCATGACGGTTTTTAATGCTGTCGCTTTGGCGGGTGGTTTTACGAGCCGCGCAAAAAAAAGCGAAGTAATGATCTCAAGAGGAGGGGGCAAGGCAAAAGAGGTAAAGTTGAAATCTGAAACCGTTGTCTTGCCTGGAGATATTATTGAAATTCCCGAACGGTTTTTTTGA
- a CDS encoding polysaccharide biosynthesis tyrosine autokinase translates to MYPATHGLHDQEELDLQSLIGLLRRRKYMILGTMLLVTISAFLVVSQMTPRYTAEAGLLIENKQLRVMNIESIFSSVINLDREKMILTSTVLSERVVEKGNLLRYKEFNPQPGEKYSVLNPRKYIPREWIEALIGKESDLEKGEMTEYEKKIRASEILRNSLEINHKDNSGLLKVRVTSESPEAAAIATNQLLQEYIGEMMESRYQGTKQASKWLNDTMEEYKEKVQESENAVEEYKREIGLTESGGESIYTQQHSQHSSQFMNAKNARLDMEARISQVRKALKSGNLEAAPVEVRTSPLLQNLYLNNSKISSKISELSTIYGPKHPVMINAMAEKTKVQDEIVQEIKKIAFSLESEYEVAKKKELTMKMAMDEFQEKIGTFKKYEIELRALEREAKANRGLYESFLTRYKEVNSQPDIQDIDAKIIYEATPPTTKSFPRTRLIIMMAFVFSIAIGVFFGFLMDNLESGYVNVEQVEHMTGVKTIGLVPYLESNGPIPQKPSDYILENPKSIYGESLYNIRTALTMIKENKSSKVFLVSSAEPGEGKTSFVVSLSRIAAKYGDKVVVVDCDLRKPKIQKAMTGAKWVGIADYLYGDKELEEVISKDVTGADFISVGRPFEGGAADVLASDKMKELVAKLREIYDIVILDTPPVLVVSDALVLSKLVDKTMYVVKWGKTRREAVNKGIKVISSTIEDENTLGIVLTQVNLKKYPLYDYGSHGYYNPKIYEYYKGYS, encoded by the coding sequence ATGTATCCGGCTACGCATGGTCTTCATGATCAGGAGGAATTGGATCTTCAATCGCTCATTGGTCTGTTAAGGCGCCGGAAATATATGATATTAGGTACGATGCTGCTCGTTACAATATCGGCATTTCTTGTAGTGTCTCAAATGACGCCAAGATATACTGCTGAAGCCGGATTGTTGATAGAAAATAAACAGTTAAGGGTCATGAATATCGAATCGATATTTTCTTCCGTTATAAACCTTGACAGGGAAAAAATGATTCTCACTTCAACAGTATTGTCAGAGAGAGTCGTTGAAAAGGGGAATTTACTCCGCTATAAGGAATTCAATCCACAGCCGGGAGAGAAATATTCCGTTTTGAATCCTCGCAAGTACATTCCAAGGGAATGGATAGAAGCTCTTATAGGCAAAGAGTCCGATTTGGAAAAAGGCGAAATGACGGAATATGAGAAAAAAATCAGAGCTTCCGAGATATTGCGTAATAGTCTTGAAATCAATCATAAGGACAATTCAGGACTTCTAAAAGTCCGGGTTACATCGGAATCTCCTGAAGCTGCGGCAATCGCCACGAATCAGCTTTTGCAAGAATATATAGGTGAGATGATGGAATCCCGCTATCAGGGGACAAAACAGGCTTCAAAATGGCTAAATGATACCATGGAAGAGTATAAAGAGAAAGTGCAGGAATCAGAAAACGCCGTTGAGGAGTACAAGAGAGAGATTGGACTCACTGAAAGCGGAGGTGAATCCATATATACACAACAACATTCCCAACACAGTTCTCAATTTATGAATGCTAAAAATGCGCGTCTCGATATGGAAGCCAGGATCAGCCAAGTGCGAAAAGCGCTTAAATCCGGTAATCTGGAAGCGGCGCCAGTCGAGGTACGCACATCTCCGCTTTTACAGAATCTGTACCTGAACAATTCCAAAATATCTTCAAAAATATCCGAATTGTCCACAATATACGGACCAAAACATCCGGTGATGATAAATGCCATGGCTGAAAAGACAAAGGTGCAGGATGAAATTGTACAGGAGATAAAAAAAATAGCCTTCAGTCTGGAATCGGAATATGAAGTTGCCAAAAAGAAAGAGCTGACAATGAAAATGGCGATGGATGAATTCCAGGAAAAGATCGGCACTTTTAAAAAATATGAGATTGAGTTAAGAGCACTGGAAAGGGAAGCGAAAGCGAACAGGGGACTTTACGAATCTTTTCTTACTCGTTACAAAGAAGTTAATTCGCAACCCGATATACAGGATATAGACGCAAAAATAATTTATGAGGCTACTCCGCCAACAACAAAATCCTTTCCAAGAACAAGGCTGATCATTATGATGGCATTTGTATTTTCCATCGCGATAGGCGTCTTTTTTGGATTCCTTATGGATAATCTGGAATCAGGTTACGTCAACGTGGAACAGGTAGAGCATATGACAGGCGTGAAAACCATAGGGCTGGTTCCATATTTGGAATCTAACGGGCCCATTCCTCAAAAACCGTCGGATTATATTTTGGAAAATCCAAAATCTATTTATGGTGAATCTCTTTACAATATCAGAACCGCTCTGACAATGATAAAGGAAAATAAGTCCTCGAAGGTATTTCTTGTATCATCCGCGGAACCAGGTGAGGGAAAAACTTCCTTTGTAGTGTCCTTGTCCAGGATTGCCGCAAAGTACGGAGATAAGGTTGTTGTAGTCGATTGCGATTTGAGAAAACCAAAGATCCAAAAAGCAATGACTGGCGCAAAATGGGTAGGGATTGCGGACTATCTGTACGGCGACAAGGAGCTGGAAGAGGTGATCAGTAAAGACGTAACCGGCGCTGATTTTATTTCTGTTGGCAGGCCATTTGAAGGGGGGGCGGCTGATGTGCTCGCTTCCGACAAAATGAAGGAACTTGTCGCCAAACTGCGCGAGATTTACGATATAGTGATTCTAGATACTCCGCCAGTATTGGTAGTTTCGGATGCTTTGGTTTTAAGCAAACTTGTAGACAAGACCATGTACGTCGTTAAATGGGGAAAAACAAGACGTGAAGCTGTCAACAAAGGGATAAAAGTTATAAGCAGTACTATTGAAGATGAAAATACTCTTGGCATTGTGCTTACGCAAGTAAATCTAAAAAAATACCCGCTCTACGATTACGGGTCGCACGGATATTACAACCCTAAAATATACGAGTATTATAAGGGGTACTCATAA
- a CDS encoding O-antigen ligase family protein codes for MKLRNHFHTGNSSTHGSPIILYILLFAVSVSPLFLGSNRPLPWSMLSFASGLLLLSWSIQVSSGKFSFSPQFEYIRFPFWLFISVGAWIFFQNSPFTPLSWQNSAWQDASFALGNTVTGSISVNPYESYMGLMKLFTYGTIFFLSFQYSTNTKNAKLILKIVLFSGLAYSAFGLYIYLSGTSTVPWHGNDHHSEGLRSTFANRNHFATYSGMIALVALAQFMDITFKVSGQYSYLGEEIVRTLYSILESGWIYIILFIVSFSSLLLTFSRGGLISTTGAIAILFLLYLFSSKNRKLSIALSFITLCICYFGIMSISGETTSNRMRNSDLEDSRMIVYASTIKGISESPFFGKGYGTYAESFPKYRDRETGMFFTKAHNVYLETAFELGIPATALLLSAFGALIFTCLRGIMMREHNFMFPVIGLASTALVAIHSLFDFSIQIPANASLYALIMGMSASQSLKRKRSL; via the coding sequence ATGAAACTTCGCAACCATTTTCACACTGGTAATAGCTCTACACATGGCTCGCCAATAATCCTATACATATTATTATTTGCTGTTTCAGTTTCGCCCCTGTTCCTTGGCAGCAACCGCCCTCTTCCTTGGAGCATGCTTTCTTTTGCTTCCGGCTTGCTTCTGTTGTCATGGTCTATTCAGGTTTCTTCGGGTAAGTTCTCCTTTTCGCCACAATTTGAATATATCAGATTCCCATTCTGGCTTTTTATTTCAGTTGGAGCCTGGATATTTTTCCAAAATTCTCCTTTTACTCCTTTGTCCTGGCAAAATTCTGCATGGCAGGATGCGTCGTTTGCTCTTGGAAATACTGTCACAGGAAGTATCAGCGTCAATCCATATGAATCATATATGGGGCTTATGAAGCTCTTTACATATGGCACAATTTTCTTTTTATCGTTTCAATATTCGACAAACACAAAAAACGCAAAGCTTATCTTGAAAATCGTACTCTTTTCCGGATTGGCATATTCTGCTTTTGGCCTTTACATTTATTTATCTGGAACAAGCACCGTCCCATGGCACGGTAATGACCATCACTCTGAAGGATTGAGAAGCACATTTGCAAACAGAAATCATTTTGCGACGTATTCAGGCATGATCGCATTGGTCGCTCTTGCACAATTCATGGATATTACCTTCAAGGTGTCGGGACAATATTCCTACCTTGGCGAAGAAATCGTGAGGACACTATACTCAATTTTAGAATCAGGCTGGATTTATATAATTTTATTCATTGTTTCCTTTTCTTCGTTATTGCTAACGTTCTCAAGAGGTGGGCTAATAAGCACTACTGGTGCAATTGCCATATTGTTTCTCCTGTATTTATTTAGCAGTAAAAATAGAAAGCTGAGTATCGCTCTCTCTTTTATTACCCTCTGCATTTGCTACTTTGGCATCATGTCTATTTCAGGAGAAACTACGTCAAATCGCATGAGAAACAGTGATCTTGAGGACTCAAGGATGATTGTTTATGCGAGCACGATTAAAGGCATATCCGAATCCCCGTTTTTTGGGAAGGGGTACGGCACTTATGCGGAATCATTCCCAAAATACAGGGACAGAGAAACAGGAATGTTTTTTACAAAAGCACATAATGTCTACCTTGAGACCGCCTTCGAACTGGGAATTCCCGCAACAGCCCTGCTCCTTTCGGCTTTTGGTGCACTGATATTTACTTGTCTGCGTGGGATTATGATGCGTGAACACAACTTTATGTTTCCTGTTATCGGACTAGCATCTACAGCCTTGGTCGCGATCCATTCACTGTTTGATTTCAGTATTCAGATACCAGCAAATGCATCACTCTACGCTTTGATAATGGGAATGTCGGCATCCCAATCACTCAAACGCAAGAGGTCATTATAA
- a CDS encoding response regulator codes for MQEEISAMPDVDKFKILLVEENKIARKVLEGELGILEASIEILTDGRKTIATVAGTRPDVIVLASDLSNMTEHQICAELKKHNDTKDIPVIIVSHTPTESDRKNAYGAGADYFCKSPFPRGMLAKKIQSFLEKKDEKVIPQKFLVAEDSDTIRSIIVNILQKQGHTVVEAKDGMEAWDILNEQKDIDLIISDISMPNMDGYQLCRLIRGTQDLEFIPIIIASTISDKNNIAKLLNSGADDYLIKPFSEEEFLARIKAHTRVHQLYAELRVANENLKKFNDSLERMVSFRTQELYEANMESITMLAVASEHRDTDTGNHVRRIADYCHQITFGMGYSESKADEIRYSAILHDVGKIAIPDSILKKPGNLSESEARLMQNHTVKGEEILSGTQFFKTAREIARWHHEKFDGSGYPDRLEEYSIPLPARITSVADVFDALTTKRVYKDAWKEKDAHEYIIKLSGKDFDPMVVDAFDKLFQEGVISKIRNKYS; via the coding sequence TTGCAGGAAGAAATATCTGCTATGCCTGATGTTGACAAGTTCAAGATTCTGCTGGTAGAAGAAAATAAAATCGCCAGGAAGGTCCTAGAAGGTGAACTTGGCATTCTGGAAGCTTCAATTGAGATTCTCACTGACGGCAGGAAGACGATCGCTACAGTAGCGGGGACGAGGCCAGATGTAATCGTGTTGGCAAGTGACTTGTCCAATATGACAGAACATCAAATTTGTGCCGAATTGAAAAAGCACAATGATACGAAAGACATTCCAGTAATAATTGTATCACACACCCCCACAGAGAGTGACAGGAAAAATGCATATGGTGCGGGTGCCGACTATTTCTGCAAATCTCCATTCCCGCGGGGAATGCTGGCAAAAAAAATACAGTCATTTCTGGAAAAGAAAGATGAAAAGGTAATTCCTCAGAAATTTTTGGTTGCGGAAGACAGCGACACCATTCGTTCGATCATTGTAAATATTCTTCAAAAGCAGGGGCATACAGTTGTTGAGGCGAAAGACGGTATGGAGGCTTGGGATATTCTGAATGAACAAAAGGATATTGACCTGATCATCAGCGATATATCAATGCCGAATATGGATGGCTATCAATTGTGCCGGCTGATAAGGGGAACCCAGGATCTCGAATTTATTCCGATCATAATTGCATCCACGATATCGGATAAAAATAACATAGCAAAACTATTAAATTCGGGCGCGGACGACTATCTGATCAAACCTTTTTCGGAAGAAGAGTTTCTCGCGAGAATAAAGGCGCATACACGGGTGCACCAGCTGTACGCGGAACTGAGAGTTGCGAACGAGAACCTGAAAAAGTTCAACGATTCACTGGAAAGGATGGTAAGTTTCAGAACCCAGGAGTTGTACGAAGCGAATATGGAGTCAATCACAATGCTTGCTGTGGCATCCGAGCATCGCGATACTGACACGGGGAACCATGTTAGGAGAATTGCTGACTACTGCCATCAGATTACTTTTGGGATGGGTTATTCGGAATCAAAGGCGGATGAGATACGATACTCGGCAATACTCCATGATGTTGGCAAAATAGCTATCCCAGATTCCATACTTAAAAAGCCCGGAAATCTTAGTGAAAGCGAAGCAAGACTAATGCAGAATCATACTGTCAAGGGAGAGGAAATTCTTTCAGGAACTCAATTCTTTAAAACAGCCCGGGAAATTGCTCGGTGGCATCATGAAAAATTTGATGGAAGCGGGTATCCGGATCGGCTAGAAGAGTACAGTATTCCTCTTCCTGCGCGAATAACATCAGTCGCAGACGTTTTTGATGCTTTGACTACAAAACGGGTTTACAAAGATGCCTGGAAAGAGAAAGATGCACATGAATATATCATAAAACTTTCAGGCAAGGATTTTGATCCAATGGTAGTCGATGCGTTCGACAAACTATTCCAAGAGGGTGTTATCAGCAAAATACGCAATAAATACAGCTAG
- a CDS encoding bifunctional oligoribonuclease/PAP phosphatase NrnA, which translates to MDFSCVSKFFSTNDNFLITTHVNPDGDGIGSMAGLTGLFDCIGKKYRVIINDPVPDKLTFLTQSQKFEIFSDDLHDESFNSVIIVDSPGIDRIGPVKKLIGKNAMIMNIDHHEGNEAFGSCNLVFTNLSSSAHIVALIFQEMKIEPDATTASAIYTGITTDTGSFKYENTDAGTLEISAWLAEMGANPHEISKILFAQNSYESTIGRGKMLSSITLHRNNTVAIAELDHEFMDSKIGRKVDTDGFANEVLSIKGVELAFLIREVNGKDCRVNFRAKSDLYDMNKMARKFGGGGHPRASGATIPGRLEEVKSLLLDTIENG; encoded by the coding sequence ATGGATTTTAGTTGCGTATCGAAGTTTTTTTCGACAAATGATAACTTTCTGATTACTACTCATGTAAATCCTGATGGCGATGGCATAGGCTCCATGGCCGGCCTGACCGGATTGTTTGATTGTATCGGGAAAAAATACAGGGTTATTATCAACGATCCTGTACCCGATAAGCTGACTTTTCTCACTCAGTCGCAAAAATTTGAAATATTCAGCGACGACCTGCATGACGAATCTTTTAACTCGGTAATCATCGTTGACTCTCCCGGTATTGACCGTATCGGCCCTGTTAAAAAATTGATCGGTAAAAACGCGATGATCATGAACATTGATCACCATGAGGGGAATGAAGCATTCGGATCATGCAATCTGGTGTTTACCAATCTTTCATCTTCGGCTCATATCGTCGCCCTGATTTTTCAGGAAATGAAAATCGAACCTGACGCGACTACTGCTTCCGCCATCTATACAGGAATAACTACCGATACGGGGAGCTTCAAGTATGAGAACACCGATGCCGGAACCCTGGAAATTTCCGCATGGCTCGCAGAGATGGGTGCAAATCCCCATGAGATATCAAAGATACTGTTTGCCCAGAACAGCTATGAAAGCACTATTGGGCGTGGAAAGATGCTTAGCTCAATCACTCTGCACAGGAACAATACCGTTGCAATCGCCGAGCTCGACCATGAATTCATGGATTCTAAAATCGGCAGAAAAGTGGACACTGACGGATTCGCGAACGAAGTCCTCTCCATAAAGGGGGTAGAACTCGCCTTTCTGATACGAGAAGTGAACGGCAAGGATTGTCGAGTAAACTTCAGGGCAAAATCCGATCTCTACGATATGAACAAGATGGCGAGAAAATTCGGAGGTGGAGGTCATCCACGGGCAAGTGGAGCTACAATACCAGGTCGTCTTGAGGAAGTGAAGTCACTACTTCTGGACACCATTGAGAACGGATAG
- a CDS encoding rubredoxin — translation MEKWVCNVCGWVYDPAIGDPDSGVEAGTPFESIPDDWYCPACGVSKSDFTKVVA, via the coding sequence ATGGAAAAATGGGTATGCAACGTATGTGGATGGGTTTACGACCCGGCAATTGGAGACCCCGACAGTGGTGTGGAGGCTGGAACGCCGTTTGAATCCATACCGGACGACTGGTATTGTCCCGCCTGCGGCGTATCAAAAAGCGATTTTACCAAGGTAGTTGCATAG
- a CDS encoding manganese catalase family protein, with protein sequence MSSKEIRDIERKIEALVIAIPREVEAHEYYMELYEQYTDPVSKEMFLFLAKQEKSHQEQLERLLNSLEEQLAELQKK encoded by the coding sequence ATGTCTAGCAAGGAAATAAGGGACATCGAGAGAAAGATCGAGGCCTTGGTGATCGCCATTCCTCGCGAGGTGGAGGCTCATGAATATTACATGGAACTTTATGAGCAGTACACCGATCCCGTATCCAAAGAGATGTTTTTATTTCTGGCTAAACAAGAAAAGTCACATCAGGAACAGCTGGAGAGGCTTTTAAACTCACTTGAAGAACAGCTAGCAGAGTTGCAAAAAAAATAA
- a CDS encoding proline--tRNA ligase — protein MKISRYFAPTVREVPADAEIPSHRLMIRAGLIRKLAAGVYSLLPVGLRTLKKMENIIREELTAAGAIETLLPSLIPSDLWKETGRWDFYGKELLRIKDRHDNEFCYGPTHEEVMTDLVRREVRSYKQLPLNLFQIQTKFRDEIRPRFGVMRAREFLMKDGYSFDIDEGSAAVSYQKMYDAYSAVFRRAGLKFRVVEADTGQIGGSDSHEFMVLANSGEDLIVSCPKCGYASNVERTEISDTPPGNESAEKEGALTEVETPGQRTIEEVSAFLKRSPKEFIKTLVYSVNGGEELCAVLVRGDFDINEIKLKKLIKANEIELADSEKVKTLAGASTGFVGPQGLKCKIIADNSVKVIRNGISGANRDDYHVINVNHGRDFKPDIFGDIRMVIEGDSCPRCKEAKLDFYRGIEVGHIFRLGTKYSEAMKATYLDKDGKEQIIVMGTYGIGVGRTVAASIEQNHDDNGIIWPYAIAPFHISLLPLDVRKEEIVKTADDMEEMLEKEGFEILHDDRDERAGVKFKDADLLGIPIQLIIGEKGLKNGEVELKIRKTGERLNIKKEDVLQKLKDLSSSLQS, from the coding sequence ATGAAGATAAGCCGGTATTTTGCTCCCACCGTAAGGGAAGTTCCAGCCGACGCCGAGATACCGAGCCATCGCCTGATGATAAGAGCCGGGCTGATACGGAAGTTGGCCGCCGGAGTTTACAGTCTCCTCCCCGTAGGACTTAGAACATTAAAAAAGATGGAGAACATCATCCGCGAAGAGCTGACCGCGGCAGGAGCGATAGAAACCCTCCTCCCCTCCCTTATTCCATCTGATCTTTGGAAGGAGACCGGCAGATGGGATTTCTACGGGAAAGAGCTTCTTAGAATAAAGGATAGGCACGACAACGAATTCTGCTACGGCCCCACGCATGAAGAGGTTATGACAGACCTAGTAAGGCGTGAAGTCCGCTCCTACAAACAGCTACCGCTGAACCTTTTCCAGATACAGACGAAATTCAGGGACGAGATCAGACCCCGTTTCGGCGTTATGAGAGCGCGCGAATTCCTCATGAAGGACGGATACAGTTTTGACATTGATGAGGGATCAGCCGCCGTCAGCTACCAGAAAATGTATGACGCCTATTCCGCAGTATTCAGGCGGGCCGGGCTGAAATTCCGTGTTGTGGAAGCCGACACCGGTCAGATTGGGGGTTCCGATTCGCACGAATTCATGGTTCTGGCAAATTCCGGGGAAGACCTGATCGTCTCCTGCCCGAAATGCGGTTACGCTTCCAATGTCGAGAGGACGGAAATATCCGATACCCCTCCTGGAAATGAATCTGCTGAAAAAGAAGGGGCGCTTACGGAAGTGGAGACACCGGGACAGCGAACCATCGAGGAGGTTTCTGCATTTCTGAAGCGGAGTCCAAAGGAGTTTATTAAGACCCTCGTCTACTCTGTAAATGGTGGAGAAGAGCTTTGCGCCGTACTTGTGCGCGGAGATTTCGATATCAATGAGATAAAGCTGAAAAAACTTATCAAGGCGAACGAGATCGAACTGGCTGATTCGGAAAAGGTAAAAACTCTTGCCGGGGCGTCAACCGGATTTGTCGGTCCGCAAGGCTTAAAATGCAAAATCATCGCCGATAACTCCGTAAAAGTGATTCGGAACGGCATCTCGGGAGCGAACCGGGATGATTACCACGTCATTAACGTAAATCATGGGAGAGACTTTAAGCCTGATATCTTCGGCGATATACGAATGGTCATTGAAGGAGACTCCTGTCCCAGGTGCAAAGAGGCAAAGCTTGATTTTTACCGTGGAATAGAGGTCGGGCATATATTCCGCCTCGGCACAAAGTATAGCGAAGCTATGAAGGCCACCTACCTTGATAAAGATGGCAAGGAGCAGATAATCGTCATGGGTACTTACGGCATAGGGGTTGGGCGGACGGTCGCGGCATCCATCGAACAGAACCATGACGATAACGGCATCATCTGGCCATACGCCATCGCGCCTTTCCATATCTCCCTGCTCCCACTTGATGTACGGAAAGAGGAGATAGTGAAGACAGCCGATGACATGGAGGAGATGCTGGAAAAGGAGGGTTTTGAGATCCTTCATGACGACCGGGACGAGCGCGCAGGGGTGAAATTCAAGGATGCCGACCTCCTCGGCATCCCGATACAGCTTATTATAGGCGAAAAAGGTCTAAAAAACGGCGAGGTCGAGCTGAAGATCCGCAAAACCGGCGAACGCCTCAACATAAAAAAAGAGGACGTTTTGCAGAAACTTAAAGACCTTTCCTCATCTTTGCAGAGTTGA
- the ispG gene encoding flavodoxin-dependent (E)-4-hydroxy-3-methylbut-2-enyl-diphosphate synthase, with amino-acid sequence MKKTKRIYIGNVPIGGGADISVQSMVNRPPHDAKAILEQINELKEANCEIVRLTVPDEKAAEVFKTVKKESPLPLIADIHFRHQLALAAIEAGADGLRLNPGNIGSRAGVEKVVKAAKERSIPIRIGVNAGSISNEKIDKYGGPTVEAMVESALEHIAILEELNFDLIKVSIKASDVNKTVEAYRKLSAKVDYPLHVGISEAGSEFSGTIKSAVGIGILLKEGIGDTIRVSLTADPVTEVKVGFEILKVLDIRRISPEVISCPTCGRCEIDLIEISRRAEIEIAKTKKPIKVAIMGCIVNGPGEAREADIGIAGGDGCGVIFKGGKIIRKEPEENLYNALMEEINKL; translated from the coding sequence ATGAAAAAGACTAAACGCATCTATATCGGAAACGTGCCAATAGGCGGAGGGGCTGATATCTCCGTGCAGTCAATGGTAAACCGCCCCCCACACGATGCGAAGGCGATACTTGAGCAGATTAATGAACTGAAGGAAGCCAACTGTGAGATCGTGCGTCTCACAGTACCGGACGAAAAGGCAGCGGAAGTTTTCAAAACGGTAAAAAAGGAAAGTCCCCTCCCTCTTATTGCGGACATTCATTTCAGACACCAGCTTGCGCTCGCGGCGATCGAAGCCGGCGCGGACGGCCTTAGATTGAACCCGGGAAACATCGGGTCACGCGCGGGAGTGGAAAAGGTTGTAAAAGCCGCAAAGGAACGGAGCATCCCTATACGGATCGGAGTAAACGCCGGATCGATCTCCAATGAAAAGATAGACAAATACGGCGGCCCCACCGTGGAAGCGATGGTAGAAAGCGCGCTTGAACATATAGCAATACTCGAAGAACTAAATTTCGACCTGATAAAGGTCTCGATCAAGGCTTCTGACGTAAACAAGACGGTTGAGGCATACAGGAAGCTTTCCGCAAAGGTCGATTACCCGCTCCATGTCGGCATTTCGGAGGCAGGCTCCGAGTTCTCTGGCACTATCAAGAGTGCTGTCGGGATAGGGATACTGCTGAAGGAAGGGATCGGCGACACGATACGGGTATCGCTTACCGCGGATCCGGTGACTGAGGTGAAAGTAGGCTTTGAGATATTGAAGGTGCTGGATATCCGAAGGATATCGCCCGAGGTAATATCGTGCCCTACATGCGGGAGATGCGAGATCGACCTGATAGAGATAAGCAGAAGAGCAGAGATCGAGATAGCAAAAACCAAAAAGCCGATAAAGGTCGCTATCATGGGGTGCATCGTAAACGGCCCCGGTGAAGCGAGGGAGGCCGATATCGGCATCGCCGGGGGTGACGGCTGCGGAGTGATATTCAAAGGGGGGAAGATAATAAGGAAAGAGCCCGAAGAGAACCTCTATAACGCCCTAATGGAAGAGATAAATAAACTTTAG
- the queD gene encoding 6-carboxytetrahydropterin synthase QueD produces the protein MYEVGVKASFSSAHFLRDFSGPCENLHGHNWRVEAVFAAEKLDGKGMVIDFAVAEGELKKIISRFDHHLLNEISPFDNLNPTAENLAKWIFDELAGNLPALPSKVTVYETDESFASYF, from the coding sequence ATGTACGAGGTAGGTGTAAAAGCATCATTCTCCTCGGCCCATTTCCTGCGCGATTTTTCAGGCCCATGCGAAAACCTACATGGGCACAACTGGCGGGTCGAAGCCGTTTTTGCCGCTGAAAAGCTGGATGGAAAAGGGATGGTAATAGACTTCGCCGTTGCAGAAGGCGAGCTTAAGAAAATTATCTCCAGGTTCGATCATCATCTGCTGAACGAAATATCCCCTTTCGACAACCTGAATCCTACCGCTGAAAACCTGGCAAAATGGATCTTTGACGAACTTGCAGGCAACCTCCCCGCGCTCCCTTCAAAGGTCACCGTATATGAAACAGATGAGAGTTTTGCCTCCTACTTCTAA